DNA from Streptomyces luteogriseus:
GTCAAGGCCTGATCCGCGTTCCTCGTCGAGGGCGCCGTCGCGATGACCGCGGCGGCGCCCTCGTCATGTCAGGACCTGTCCGTCCCCGCCAGCAGGTCCCGCAGCAGATCGGCGAGCTGCCCGGCCCGCTGCGCGCCCAGGGCGGACAGTGCCTCCGTCTGTACCGCCAGTCCCGCACCGACCGCCTCGTCGACCAGGGCGCGGCCCTCGCCGGTGAGCGTGACGTGCAGCCCGCGCCGGTCGTGCGGATCGGGGGAGCGGCGCAGCAGGCCCGCCCGCTCCAGCTTGTCCAGGCGCCCCGTCATGCCGCCGGTGGTGAGCATCAGCGTCGCGGAGAGCTGCCGGGGCGAGAGCGTGTAGGGCTCGCCGGAGCGGCGCAGGGTCGCCAGGACGTCGAACTCCCCGCGGGAGATCCCGAACTTCGCGTATGCCTGTCCCACCCGCTCGCCGATCGCGTGTGAGAGGCGGTTGACCCGGCCGAAGACCTCCATGGCGCGGGTGTCGAGGTCGGGCCGGACCGTCGCCCACTGGTCGATGATCACGTCGACGGGGTCCTTGCGCTGCTCCGGGCGTTCGCTCATGGCACGAGTATCGGCCGCTGCTCGGTCACCCGCAAGAAAGTAGCTTGACGGAAAGTTGCTTAGCGATAAGCTACTTTCTGCTGACCTACTTCGAAGGGTGTCTCCCCATGGCCCTCTCCCGCCCGGCCCTCATCACCCTCACCGCCCTCGCGCCCGTCTCCTGGGGCACGACCTACGCCGTCACCACCGAGTTCCTCCCGCCCGACCGTCCCCTGTTCACCGCCCTGGTGCGCGCCCTGCCCGCCGGCCTGCTGCTGCTCGCCCTCGCCCGGGTGCTGCCGCGCGGTGCCTGGTGGTGGAAGGCGGCGGTGCTCGGCGCGCTGAACATCGGCGCCTTCTTCCCGCTGCTGTTCCTCTCCGCGTACCGGCTGCCCGGCGGTCTGGCGGCGGTCGTCGGCTCCGCGGGGCCGCTGTTCGTGGCGGGCCTCTCGGCGCTGCTGCTCGGGCAGCGGCCCTCGGCGCGCACGCTGGCGACCGGGGCCGTGGCCGCGTTCGGCGTCAGCCTCGTCGTGCTGCGGGCGGCCGGGGCGCTGGACACGCTCGGTCTGCTGGCGGCCGTCGCCTCCACGGCGTCCATGTCGACCGGCACCGTGCTCACCCAGCGCTGGGGCCGCCCCGAGGGGGTCGGGCCGCTGGCGCTGACCGGCTGGCAGCTGACCGCGGGCGGCCTGCTCATCGCGCCGCTCGCCTTCCTGGCCGAGGGCGCCCCGCCGGCGCTGGACGGCCGGGCGGTCGGCGGCTATCTGTACCTCGCCGTCGCGAACACGGCCCTCGCGTACTGGCTGTGGTTCCGCGGCATCGGCCGCATGACCGCCACCCAGGTCACCTTCCTCGGGCCGCTCTCCCCGCTGACCGCGGCCGTCGTCGGCTGGGCGGCGCTCGGGCAGGCGCTGACGCCGCTCCAGCTGGTCGGCATGGGGCTGGCCTTCGGGGCGACGGTGGCGGGGCAGTTCGTCACCCGGCCGTCGCGAACCGTCGGCGTCACCGGGAGGGACGTCCACACCGGGGCGACGGACGTGCGGGACGCGGCGGTGCGGCGATAGGCGCGGCTGCGCCCGCGGCGGGTGGGGGACAGGCGAAGGGGCGTCCGGCACAGACCGGACGCCCCTTCGGGGTGTTGCGAAGCGTCGGGACTACTCCCCGGAGGCCGCCGCGTCCGCCCGCTGGGCCCGCAGGGCGCGCTCCACGCCCGCGCGGGACTCCGAGACCAGGCGCCGCAGAGCCGCGGTCGGCTCGGCGGAGGTCAGCCAGGCGTCCGTACGGTCCAGGGTCTCCTGGGAGACCTGCACGGTCGGGTAGAGGCCGACGGCGATCTGCTGGGCCATCTCGTGGGAGCGGGACTCCCAGATGTCCTTGACCACCTCGAAGTACCGCTCCGCGTACGGGGCGAGCACCTCGCGCTGGTCGGTCTGGACGAAGCCGCCGATGACCGCCTCCTGCACGGCGTTCGGCAGCTTGTCGGAGTCGACGACCGACTCCCACGCCTCCGCCTTGGCCTCCGCCGTCGGACGGGCCGCCCGGGCCATGGTCGCGTGACGCTCACCCGCGGCCGTGCGGTCCCGCTCGTACTCGCCCGCGATCTCCGCCTCGTCGAACCGGCCGACCGCCGCGAGCCGCTGCACGAACGCCCACCGCAGCTCCGTGTCGACGGCCAGGCCCTCGATCGTCTGCGAACCGTCCAGCAGCGCGTCCAGCAGATCGAGCTGCTCCGGCGTGCGGGCCGTAGCCGCGAACGCCCTCGCCCACGCCAGCTGGTGGTCGCTGCCCGGCGCCGCCGCCCGCAGGTGCGCCAGCGTCGCGTCGGTCCAGCGGGCCAGCAGGGTCTCGCGGGCGGCCGGGTCGGCGTACAGGTCGATCGCCAGCTTCACCTGCCGCTGGAGCGACTGCACCACACCGATGTCCGACTCCTTGCCGATGCCGGACAGCACCAGCGACAGGTAGTCGCGGGCCGCCAGCTCGGCGTCGCGCGTCATGTCCCAGGCCGACGCCCAGCACAGGGCGCGCGGCAGGGAGGACTCGAAGTCGCCGAGGTGCTCCGTGACGAACGCCAGCGACTGCTCGTCCAGGCGGACCTTCGCGTACGACAGGTCGTCGTCGTTGAGCAGGATCACGGCCGGGCGGTGCTGACCGACCAGCTGCGGTACGGCCGTCAGCTCGCCGTCCACGTCCAGCTCGACGCGCTCCCGGCGGACCAGCTTGCCGCTCGCCTCGTCGAGGTCGTACAGGCCGACGGCGATCCGGTGCGGGCGCAGCGTCGGCTCACCCTTGGCGCCGGCCGGCAGCGCCGGGGCCTCCTGGCGGATGGCGAAGGACGTGACGACGCCGTCGGAGTCCGTCTCGATCTCCGGGCGCAGCACGTTGATGCCGGCCGTCTCCAGCCAGGCCTTCGACCACGACTTCAGATCACGCCCCGAGGTCTCTTCCAGGGCGCCCAGCAGATCGGACAGACGCGTGTTGCCGTACGCGTGCGCCTTGAAGTACGCCTGCACGCCGCTGAAGAACTCGTCCTCGCCGACGTACGCGACGAGCTGCTTCAGTACGGAAGCCCCCTTCGCGTACGTGATGCCGTCGAAGTTGACGAGCACGTCGTCCAGGTCGTTGATCTCGGCCATGATCGGGTGCGTCGACGGCAGCTGGTCCTGCCGGTACGCCCACGTCTTCATGGAGTTGGCGAACGTGGTCCAGGACTGCGGCCACCGCGACTCGGGGTGCGCCGCCTGGCAGGCGATCGAGGTGTATGTGGCGAACGACTCGTTCAGCCACAGGTCGTTCCACCACTCCATGGTCACGAGGTCGCCGAACCACATGTGGGCCAGCTCGTGCAGGATGGTCTCCGCGCGCGTCTCGTACGCCGCGTCCGTCACCTTCGAGCGGAACACGTACTGGTCACGGATGGTCACCGCGCCCGCGTTCTCCATCGCGCCCGCGTTGAACTCCGGCACGAACAGCTGGTCGTACTTCTCGAACGGGTACGCGTAGTCGAACTTCTCCTGGAACCAGTCGAAGCCCTGCCGGGTCACCTCGAAGATGGCGTCCGAGTCGAGGTATTCGGCCAGGGAGGGCCGGCAGTAGATGCCGAGCGGCACGGACCGGCCGTCCTTCTCGTACACGCTGTGCACCGAGTGGTACGGGCCGACGATCAGCGCCGTGATGTACGTGGAGATACGCGGCGTCGGCTCGAAGACCCAGACGTTGTCCTGGGGTTCCGGAGTGGGGGAGTTGGAGATGACCGTCCAGCCCTCGGGCGCCCGCACGGTGAACTGGAAGGTCGCCTTGAGGTCCGGCTGCTCGAAGCTCGCGAACACCCGGCGGGCGTCCGGGACCTCGAACTGGGTGTAGAGGTAGGCCTGGTCGTCGACCGGGTCGACGAACCGGTGCAGGCCCTCGCCGGTGTTGGTGTACGCGCAGTCGGCGACGACCCGGAGGATGTTGCGGCCCTGGAGCAGGCCGGGCAGGGCGATCCGGGAGTCCGCGAAGACCTCGGCCGGGTCGAGGGAGTCCCCGTTCAGGGTCACCTCGTGCACCGCCGGCGCCACCAGGTCGATGAACGACTCCACGCCGTTCTCGGCCGTCACGTCGAAGCGCACCGTGGTCACGGACCGGTAGGTGCCGCCCTCCTGCGCGCCCGAGAGATCGAGTTCGATCTCGTACGACTCGACGGCGAGCAGCTGCGCCCGCCGCTGCGCCTCTTCGCGGGTCAGGTTTGTGCCAGGCACGCGGTCATCTCCTCGTTATGGGTGGGTTGCGCCATCTTTCCACGGTGGCTCGGCGTCACGCGACGACCCCGGCGACTCCTAGGGATACCCCTCGGCAGGTGAGGGCCCGGGCGAACGCGCGCACCGCCGCCGACTCCCCCTCCCGGTGCCAGACCAGGCCGAGCGCCGATTCGGGCACCCCCTCCACCGGCACGAACGCCACGTCCTCGCGCCGGTGGTACGCGGCCGTGGGACGGCACAGCAGCATCCCCGCGCGCCCGGCGGCGACCTGGGTCAGCCCCTCCCCCCGCAGGGCGCTGCTGGTCATCGCGGCCGGACTCGGCACGGTGGTGCTGCTGCTGATCCCGGCAGCGGGTTCACTGACGGTCTCCGCGGCCCTGCTCGCCGCGTGGGGCCTGGTCTACGGGGGCGTCTCGGTCTCCGCCCAGAGCCTGCTGTCGGCGGCGGCGCCCCGGGCCCGGGAGGCGGGGTCCGCGCTCTTCGCGGGGGTGTTCAACACGGCCATCGCGCAGGGGGCGTTCACGGGCGGCCGGACGGAGGACGGCCCGGTGGCCGTGCTGGCCGTGGGCGGTGGACTGACCCTGCCGGCCGCGCCGGGTGCGGGAACGCGACGTCCGGATCCCGCCGGTGACCCGGCCTCGCGCGAGCGAGGCTGATGAGCATGACGACGACCACGTACGCCGCACGCCCCATCGCCCCGCGGGCCCTGAAGGAACTGCGCACGACGGACGACGCGGGGCGGCCGACCGACGGCTTCACCGACACCGAGGGCGGCAGCCCACTGCGCTGCTGCCTGCGTCACAGCGAGCCGGGGGAACGTCTCGCACTGGTGTCCTACGCCCCGCTCCGCCGCTGGGCCTCGGAAACGGGCGCCACCCCCGGTGCCTACGACGAACAGGGCCCGGTCTTCATCCACGCCGACGAGTGCGCGGGCCCGGCCGGTGACGCCCTCCCCTTCACCGGCTCCCACCGCACGGTCCGCCGCTACTCGGCCGAGGGACGGATCCTGGGCGGCCGGCTGGTCGAGGAACCGGGTGCGTTCCGGCAGGCCCTCCTGGAAGCGTTCGACGACCCGGCCGTGGCACTGGTCCACGTCCGGGCCGTCGAGTACGGCTGCTTCCTCTACGAGGTGCGCAGGGCTGAGGGGGGCGGGGACTAGCCCTTCAGCTCCGCCGCCACCAGCTCCGCGATCTGGATCGCGTTCAGGGCCGCGCCCTTGCGGAGGTTGTCGTTGGAGACGAAGAGGGCCAGGCCGTTGTCCACCGTCTCGTCGCGGCGGATGCGGCCGACGTAGGACGGGTCCTTGCCGGCGGCCTGGAGGGGGGTGGGGATGTCGGTGACGACGACGCCCGGGGCGTCCGCCAGCAGCTCCGTCGCGCGCTCGGGGCTGATCGGCCGGGCGAAGCGGGCGTTGACCTGGAGGGAGTGGCCGGAGAAGACCGGGACGCGCACGCAGGTGCCGGAGACCTTCAGCCCGGGGATCTCCAGGATCTTGCGGGACTCGTTGCGGAGCTTCTGCTCCTCGTCGGTCTCGTTCAGGCCGTCGTCGACGAGGTTGCCCGCGAAGGGCAGCACGTTGAAGGCGATGGGGCGCTTGTAGACGCCCGGCTCGGGGAAGTCGACCGCTTCACCGTCATGGGTGAGCTTCTCGGCGTCGGCGACGACCTTCTGCGTCTGGCCGTGCAGCTCGGCGACGCCGGCGAGGCCCGAGCCGGAGACCGCCTGGTACGTGGCGACGACCAGGGCTTCCAGGCCCGCCTCGTCGTGCAGCGGACGCAGGACCGGCATCGCGGCCATGGTCGTGCAGTTCGGGTTCGCGATGATGCCCTTGGGGCGGTCCTTGATCGCGTGCGGGTTGACCTCGGAGACGACCAGGGGGACCTCCGGGTGCTTGCGCCACGCGGAGGAGTTGTCGATCACGACGGCGCCCTGGGAGGCGACCTTCTCGGCCAGCGCCTTGGACGTGGCACCGCCCGCGGAGAACAGGACGATGTCCAGGCCGGTGTAGTCCGCGGTCGCTGCGTCCTCCACCGTCACGCCGTCCAGCTGCGACCCGGCGGAGCGGGCCGAGGCGAACAGGCGCAGCTCGGTGACCGGGAAGTTCCGCTCCTTGAGGATCCTGCGCATGACCGTGCCCACCTGTCCGGTGGCTCCGACGATTCCGACCCTCACGGTGACTCCCTCTCCTGCGTCTCTTCACGTACTCGTTGCTTGGCCGAGGCTTTTCCATCATGCGGCCGACCACGGCCCGCCTGTCCACTTCTTTCCCCGGACTGCCCGAAGAGTGGGACGGCCTGTCCCGCTCCATGGTTGCGGACCTGCGGTGTCGACCCCGCTGAGCTGGAGGAATTCGTCCGCCAGGGGTCGTGCGCCGCAAGCTCGCCTGCCCCTGTCGGTCTCGGCCACACGGAAGTGTGATGTATGCCTCTGCCGGTCCGGCGGAACTCGCCGCGCGGTGAGCGAACGTTCCGGGGCGTGCCGGCGTCGTAGGAGAAACGACGTGAGGGGGGTGGCTTGTGCTGTTGCGCGGAAGGCCACGGCGCGGCCGGGAGGCGCACGCGGCGGCCGGCGGCGACCCGGCGGGCGAGGCCGATCCGCTGGACGCGGCACAGGAACGCCGGGTGCGGGCGGTGCTCGCGCTCGGCGGGGTGCCGCAGGCGGACCTGCCGGACGGGGTGCAGCAGGTCCGCCTGCGGCTGCTGGAGCGGGCCGCCGGCGGCCGGGAGGCGCCGCGGGACGTCTCGGCGTGGGCGGCGGTCGTCGCCTCCAACCTCGCCATGGACTGGCACCGGGCCAAGCGCCGCCAGGAGCGGCTCGGGGAGCGGCTGGCCGCCCTGCGCCAGCCGGCGGAGCACCCCTCCGGCGAGGACAGCAGCGTGCTGTCCGTCGCCGTCGCCCAGGGCCTGGACGAGCTGCCCGACGCCCAGCGGCAGGTCGTCGTCCTGCGCTTCTACGCCGACCTGCCGGTCCGGTCCATCGCCGAGCAGCTGGGCGTCCCGGAGGGCACGGTCAAGAGCCGGCTGCACACGGCGGTACGGGCCCTGCGCGCCCGCCTGCACGAGGACGAGGTGGTGTGACGTGACCGCCGGGCACGACAAGGACGGGCACTACGGGGACGGGCACGACGAGGCAGCGCTGATGGCGGTGATCACCGGCGAGGCGCCCGGGGACGAGGCCCTCGCGGACGACGCCTTCATGGCCGGGTACCGCTCCGCGACCGCCGACGTGGTGTTGCTGCGCGAGCAGCTGGACCTCATCGGGCAGGCACTCGCCGGGCCCGAACGGGTTTCCGAACCGGTCCCTGAGCAGGACCCCGAGCCCGGACCGGGGGCAGGAGGCGGCGCCTCCGTGACCCCGCTGTCCGCGCCCCGCGACCGTCGCAAGCCCCGGGGCATGGCCCTGAAGGGCCTCGTCGCGGCCGTCGGTGCCGGTCTCGTGATCGGTATGGGCTGGCTCGTCGTCCAGAGCGGCGGCATGAGCGCCGGGGGCGACCAGGGCGCGTCGTCCGCCGCCGACCGTTCCGCCGGGCGGGAGCACGCCGACGAGGACGCCAAGCTCAGCAACGCCGGGTATCTCGCCTGCGCCCGGATCGTCGTCGAGGGCACCGTCGCAAAGGTCGAGACCGTTCCCGGTACCGGCCGGGACCGGATCACCCTGGACGTGACGCGCTACTACAAGCCGGACAAGGGACGGGCGCGGATCACCTTCCCCCTGGAGACCGGCGCCGTTCCCTCGCTCCGAGCCGGTGAACACATGCTCGTCGGTATCTCCGGCGAGCAGGCCCACCCGGACACATGGGCGACCGGGGAGAAGGAGATCGCCCGCGAACGGGCGTGGATCACCGACGCGCTGCCCGCTTCGCGTACCTTCCCCTGCCCGTAGAAGCGGGAGGGGCGGGCGCCCTCACGGACGCCCGCCCCACCGTTACCGCGATACCGCTAAGGCAGAACCTTGTCGATCTTCACGCTGCCCACGCCCGCGACCGTGCCGCGCGCGTTGACCAGCTGGACCTGGCCGAAGAACTCACGCCCCTCGGGAGCGGCCGCCGCGGCGGTGACGCTGCCCGAGACCGTGGCGGAGTCGCCCGTGCCGAGCTTCACCGGGGCCGACCCGTCGACGGTGACGCTGCCGAGGGAGGGGGAGAAGAACACGTCCTGGTAGTCGTACTCCGTGGTGCCGGCCGGCACCGAGTAGCCGACGACCTCGATCGAGTACTTCCCGGCGGCCGGGGAGGGGATGGAGACCGACTCCTCCGAGTCGCCGTCGGCGGAGCTGCCGACCTGCGTGCCCGACGCGTCGTACACGGCGAGGTCCAGGTCCGCGGCGTTGTCCGAGACACCGCCGATGGCGACGTCCAGCGACTTGGCGCCCGCGGGCACCTCGACCGTGGTGGTCTGGGTCTCGCCCTGCTTGATCGAGGGGCGGGCCACCTTGGCGGAGCCGAGCGGGCCGCCGGCCAGCTTGCCGTCGAGCGCGGCGAAGCCGTTCGTCACCTTCCAGGAGGCGGCGGCCGGGGTGCCGACCTTCGCCTCGGGCACGGTCACGGTCTCCGGGTCGAAGGCCGCGCCGAGCACGGCGACGTCCAGCTTGTACGGGTTGTCCAGCAGCGGCGACGTACGGCGCGACTCGACCTCGATCTCCCAGACACCGGCCTGCGGGTCGGCGTAGGAACGCACGTCCGGGCGGCAGGTGTTGGCCGGGTTGTCGTAGTTCGGGTAGCAGTTGATCGTCGACGTCGGGTCCGACGGCACACCGTACGGGTGGATGGCGATGAACCGCGTCTGGCTCTTGTCCTTCAGCCCGCTCATCGCGACCTCGAGGGTCTTCGCGCCCTCGGGGACGGTGACGAAGTAGTGGTGCGAGCTGTTGCGCTGCACCGTGCTCTTCGCGGAGGTCGTGAACTTCAGCGGCGTGGAGACCACGACCGTGCTGAGGACCTGCCGGTCGATGCCCTCGGTCTTCGGGTCGTCGACCTCGAGGATCGCGCTCTTGATGCCGGCGGACTTCGACGCGGCCTGGACCTTGACGGTCACCGGCTGGTTCAGCGGCAGCTTCACCTCGTCGGAGCCGACGATGCGGAACGTGCCGCCCGCGTTGTTCTCGAAGTGCAGCTCGTGCCGGATCGCCTTGTCGGCGCCGGACGTACGGGTCAGGGTGATCTCGTACGTCTTCTTCTGCCCGGCCTTCAGGCCGCCCTCACGGTCGTAGAGGCCGGTGCCGAAGCCCGGGGTCTTCAGGAACTGGTCGATCGCGGTGTCGACCGGCGCCTTGACCGTGTAGGTGTGCGCGCTGGCGTCGTCGCGGATCGCGTCCCAGGCGTCGGGGATGTTCATCAGGCCCGCGCCCTCCTCGTACGCCTGCACACCCTTGATGTGGTCGGCGGTCGAGGTGAGGGCCGTGCGCAGGGTCGCCGGCGTGAGGTCGATCTTCTTCTGCTTGGCGGCCGACACCAGCAGCGCCGCGGCGCCCGTGGCCTGCGGGGAGGCCATCGAGGTGCCCTGGAGCATCGAGTAGCCGGCCGGCAGGGTGTAGCCCGCCTCGGCGACCGGGCCGCCCGGCAGCCAGGTCTGCGTGGTGTTGATCGCCGCACCCGGAGCGACCAGGGTCGGCGTGAAGCCGCCGTCCTCACGCGGGCCGCGCGAGGAGAACGGCATCATCGCGTACTTCTTCTCCACGACCGAGCCGTAGTTGGCGGCCCAGGTCTCCTTGGAGACGGACGCGCCGACCGAGATGACCTTGTCGGCCAGGGCCGGGTCGCCGATGGTGTTGGCGCCGGGGCCGGAGTTGCCCGCGGAGATCACCAGCTGGACGCCGTAGGTGTCGATGAGGCGCGTGTACAGCTCGCTGCGCGCGTTGTTGCCGTCGTTCAGCGCAGGCAGGCCGCCGATGGACATGTTGACGATGTCGACACCGCGCTTGGTGACGAGGTCGATCATGCCCTCGGTGAGCGCGACGTTGGTGCAACCGCCGGACCAGGTGCAGGCCCGCGAGGAGACCAGCTTGGCGCCGGGGGCGGCGCCGTTCATCTTCCCGCCGAACAGGCCGTTGGCGGCGGTGATGCCGGCGACGTGCGTGCCGTGCTCGGACTCGATGACGCCGATGTTCACGAAGTCCGACTTCTTGCCGACCCAGGAGCCGCCCAGCGGGTCCATCGGGACGTCCTTGCGGATCTCCACGACGAACGGCTGCCGCTCGGCGATGTCGGTGGCCGGGTCGTCGGTGCCGAAGTACCCGACCTGGTGGCCGTCCTTGTACGGCTTCATCGGGGCGTCGTCGCCGAAGTCGTTGTTGTTGTTCAGGTCGACCCGGACCGTGCCGGTCTTGACGTCGTACAGCACGCCCCAGACATCGGTGGTGTCGCCGTCGCGGTTGGCGTCGCCCTTGGCGTCGCCGGCGGCGGTGTACGACTCCTTGAAGAGGCTGACGGCGTACGAGCCCGCCGGCGCCTTGAACGACTGGCCCTGGTAGGTGAAGGCCGGGCCGGACACGGCCGTGACCATCGGGCGCCAGGTGTTGTCGTTGTCGATGATCGGGTCGGTCGCCGTCACCCAGTCGACGATCTTCCGCTCACCGGTCGTCGTCTTCTGCAGCGCCGGGTGGCCGAGGTCCACGCCGGAGTCCAGGATGCCGATGGTGACACCGCGGCCGTCCGCCTTCGGGTGGTCCTCGACGAAGTCGACCGCGCCCGTCTCGAAGGACGGGTTGTACGGGTTCTCCGCCGGGGTCTTCTTCCCCGGGCCGGGGTAGGTGCCCTTGGCGGCCTTCGCGCCCTTCGCGGTGTCCGCGCTCGGCGTCGGGTCGTCCAGCGGGATCTCCTCGCGCAGGTCGATGCCGTGCACGGAGGAGAGCTTCGCGGCGGCGGCGATCGCCGAGTCCGCCTTGGCCGTCGGGACGGTGGCGCGGACGTAGCCCAGCTTGTCGTCGGACCGGCCCACCGAGCCGCCCTTGACCGCGTCGAGCTGCCCGGCGACCTGCTCGGTCTTCCCGGGCGCGGTGGCGATCATCATCGTGACGGTCTTGTCGCCGTCGGCCTTGGCCTCCGCGAGCAGGTCCGCGTCGTCCGAACCGAGCTTGGCGTGCGCGGACTTGACGCTCGGGTCGGCCGGGGCGTCCGAACCCGGCCCGTCGGCGGAGAAGGCCATCGGGATCGGCCCGGCCGCGGAGAGCGCGGCCACGAGACCGGCGGCCACGGCGATGCGGGCCACACGTCTCGGGCCCGATATCTGATCGCGCGGGGTGGGAGGGGTCATCGGCATCCCTTGTAGGTAAAGGAACGAGCGGGAAGCGACCGGGGCCTGATCGGCCCTGGTCGCACACGGTCCGAACGGCAAGCCCGGACGATCGCACAGCCTTACGCAAGGGGAACTTCTTTGGGGAGGGTTGACCGAAACGAGATGGATGTATGGGGAAAACCCGCGATGCGATTTGTGAGCATCAGTCCCGAAGGTGGCGAAGAAATCGGTTAACGTCCCGGAGTGCGACAGAAGTTGAGGGTGGCGGCCTACGCCATATGCGTCCGGGACGGACAGATCCTCCTCGCCCGCTCGCCCGCCCGGGACGGCACGCCCGAGTGGGTGCTGCCGGGCGGCGGCATGGAGCACGGCGAGGATCCCTACGACACGGTCCGGCGGGAGGTGGAGGAGGAGACCGGGTACCGCATCGAGGTGACCGGGCTGCTCGGCGTGGACTCCGCCCACCGCGTCTTCCGCAACGGCTTCGGGCCCCCCGTCGACCATCACGGCGTCCGGTTCGTCTACGAGGCCCGGATCGTCGGCGGCGAACTCCGCAACGAGGTGAACGGCTCCACGGACCTCGCCGCCTGGCACGACCTGGACGCGGTCCCCGGGCTGGTGCGGATCTCGATGGTCGACATCGCGCTGCGGATGTGGCGCGAACGCCCGGCCACCGGACGGCTGGCCGACGCCCTGGAGTAGGGCCGGCCGTACGCCGGTTCCAGGTGCGGTACCCCGGAAGATGAACGCCGCGTGACCGGATCCGGGCCGTGTCCGGAGCGGGTGACGACGCGCAGGGTAGTCCAAGATCCACGTTCGGTGATCGGCGCTGCCCGTTGCCGCCTCGTTCACGCACAGGTCATACCCGGTGCCAACGATCGAGTACGAGCGGGGTGTTCACGTCGTGAACGCCCCGCGACCACTGCCGACGCGTTCGCACTCGGGGAGAGAAGCGCATGTCGCGCACACGCTCAGTCGCCGGCTCCGGCCAGGGTATCCACCGTCGTTCCGTCCTCGCCGCCACCGGCGCGGTCGCCCTCTCCGGGGGCGTCGGCTACGCCCTGCGGCCCAGTGACAGCCAGGCCGCCACCGCCGGGGAGAGCGCCACCGCCGTGGCCGCGTCCTCGCGCCGGGCACCGG
Protein-coding regions in this window:
- a CDS encoding NUDIX hydrolase encodes the protein MRQKLRVAAYAICVRDGQILLARSPARDGTPEWVLPGGGMEHGEDPYDTVRREVEEETGYRIEVTGLLGVDSAHRVFRNGFGPPVDHHGVRFVYEARIVGGELRNEVNGSTDLAAWHDLDAVPGLVRISMVDIALRMWRERPATGRLADALE
- a CDS encoding S8 family serine peptidase; the encoded protein is MTPPTPRDQISGPRRVARIAVAAGLVAALSAAGPIPMAFSADGPGSDAPADPSVKSAHAKLGSDDADLLAEAKADGDKTVTMMIATAPGKTEQVAGQLDAVKGGSVGRSDDKLGYVRATVPTAKADSAIAAAAKLSSVHGIDLREEIPLDDPTPSADTAKGAKAAKGTYPGPGKKTPAENPYNPSFETGAVDFVEDHPKADGRGVTIGILDSGVDLGHPALQKTTTGERKIVDWVTATDPIIDNDNTWRPMVTAVSGPAFTYQGQSFKAPAGSYAVSLFKESYTAAGDAKGDANRDGDTTDVWGVLYDVKTGTVRVDLNNNNDFGDDAPMKPYKDGHQVGYFGTDDPATDIAERQPFVVEIRKDVPMDPLGGSWVGKKSDFVNIGVIESEHGTHVAGITAANGLFGGKMNGAAPGAKLVSSRACTWSGGCTNVALTEGMIDLVTKRGVDIVNMSIGGLPALNDGNNARSELYTRLIDTYGVQLVISAGNSGPGANTIGDPALADKVISVGASVSKETWAANYGSVVEKKYAMMPFSSRGPREDGGFTPTLVAPGAAINTTQTWLPGGPVAEAGYTLPAGYSMLQGTSMASPQATGAAALLVSAAKQKKIDLTPATLRTALTSTADHIKGVQAYEEGAGLMNIPDAWDAIRDDASAHTYTVKAPVDTAIDQFLKTPGFGTGLYDREGGLKAGQKKTYEITLTRTSGADKAIRHELHFENNAGGTFRIVGSDEVKLPLNQPVTVKVQAASKSAGIKSAILEVDDPKTEGIDRQVLSTVVVSTPLKFTTSAKSTVQRNSSHHYFVTVPEGAKTLEVAMSGLKDKSQTRFIAIHPYGVPSDPTSTINCYPNYDNPANTCRPDVRSYADPQAGVWEIEVESRRTSPLLDNPYKLDVAVLGAAFDPETVTVPEAKVGTPAAASWKVTNGFAALDGKLAGGPLGSAKVARPSIKQGETQTTTVEVPAGAKSLDVAIGGVSDNAADLDLAVYDASGTQVGSSADGDSEESVSIPSPAAGKYSIEVVGYSVPAGTTEYDYQDVFFSPSLGSVTVDGSAPVKLGTGDSATVSGSVTAAAAAPEGREFFGQVQLVNARGTVAGVGSVKIDKVLP